One Bemisia tabaci chromosome 4, PGI_BMITA_v3 genomic window, ATACTATTGATGTCAGCAACTTAAATCGGCAGTTCTTATTCCAAAAGCAGCATGTCGGAAAATCTAAGGCCGTGGTAGCAAGAGAAAGTGCTCTTAAATTCAACCCATCAGTTTCAATCAAAGCATACCATGCCAGTATTATAAGGTAGGTATTCTTGGCTCCAGTCATTTCATTTGTTACTTGGTCATTACAAgttacatttcatttcaaaacaggTTTAATTTGGAATTCTTTTATTCTCAGTAGATTTTTTACAGTATGAATCTATTCCGTATAATTTTGCTCAAATTGATGATCTACCTTTTGCACCAATTTTTTGTTATCTTTTCATCTTTCTCAACTTCTTTTTTGAGTTTACTCCTTCCTTGTTCTTTGAGAGATAGATTTTTAACAGGTGTTCATTTTACACCTGTTCTTGTGTATTTATGGAGCCCTGTCCATAGCGTCGGCACATGTGAAACTTCtgtagaggaaaaaattgtcacATTCCTGCTGAGTCCGTCAGCATCTTCTCTCTCTAGTAAGCAAAACAAGAGAATTTGACAGATTAGCTGCATTCTTTTCAAGGAGTCCTTACAGGAAGTCTTGCAGCATTTTCATTCCtacaaatttacattgttttgtCGTATTTTTATTACCATCGCTTGGCTTGATTTCTTTATCATCATTTTTACCTTTTCAGCCCTGACTTTGGAGTctcttttttcaaacaattcCAAGTCGTCCTCAATGCACTAGACAATCGCGCAGCACGGAATCATGTGAACAGAATGTGTCTAGCTGCAGACATTCCACTCCTTGAGTCAGGCACAGCCGGATATGAAGGTCAAGTTGAACTAATCAAAAAAGGAATGACGAAGTGTTATGAATGTGATCTCAAGACAGCCTCCAAAACATATCCTGGTTGTACTATCAGAAATACCCCTTCAGAGCCAATTCACTGCATTGTTTGGGCCAAACATTTGTTCAAGTAAGTACAGCTCATCAAGTTTTATCTTGACCAACGGATCTTAGTCTTagtacatatttattttttcatcttttaatcgaaaatttatcggaaaattttttttttaaaaaaatgtcttaaagTGATTCCTGATATGTCCATCTTGTTTTTGTATCCAATTTGTTTCTGATGTGGACCATACTTGTGATTAGCCTCTAAAATGTTACTTCCTACTTTCATAAAGTGAAGGTATTAGTCAGATCTCTTACTGTCTTATCTTACAATTATTACATTTGTCAAAGTTTTCTTGGATCAGGAATAATATACATTAACTGAAGTGTTTCatctatttttctctttattctatCTTTTATTTGTTTATCTTTGCAGTCAGCTGTTTGGAGAGGATGATCCTGACGAAGATGTCTCCCCTGACACCGCAGATCCGGAAGCATCAGGTATGTATATAAAGCAGCCTTTAAAGGCCATGCAGAAATGTTGTAATGCTTCAGGAGAGAGTCGATTTGCCCTTTCGTATTTTTACGAAGCATTGGGCGAGCATACAGAGACACTTCAAAGAACCCCGTTCATTCTTATGGGAAATCCCCCCCCCAGTAAAACCTGATGAAACTTTGATATGTTGCTCAGttagtcattctgatcaaaagctctctcgggcccaaagagatcccatgtgcggttttcgagatatttgcCATTTTATATCCGTTCACGcctcctctctcttcttctttaaaaattgaaggagctgtATGAGTTGCATAAGTTTTTATACCTTAATTTCTATAAGAAGGAGCCCTGAAAATCAGatcaatgtaattttaaaagaaatctaATACTTAATTGCagaaattattttgtttactGTACTAGAGTAGCGTTGTTTTCTTCTCCTTGTACCATGTCTGAAAGGAGAAAATACTATTCCTCTTAAGTTTTTAACGAGAGGTCAAAATTTGAGTAAATATTCCTTAATTCCTTTTGTTTTAAGTACACTAATTTCATTAAGAATTGAAAGTTATTCCTCGGTCCCCTTTGCCTCCGTTCTCATGACTCACATTTTCTCTAATTTCGGTGTTTCTGTTTCAAGGGAAAGCAGGAGATACTGCTCTGAACACAGAGGCCAACGACACTGGCAACGTCATCCGGGTCTCCACACGAACATGGGCTCAGTCTTGCAATTATGATCCTCAAAAACTATTTGATAAATTATTCCATGATGACATCAAGTATCTTTTGAGCATGAGTAACTTATGGAAAACTCGCAGACCCCCAACACCTCTTGTTTCAACTGAACTTCCGGATGCAGGTATGTTTGCTTCCTAGTCTCAAGTACCCTGTCAATTATGTATGTATTAATATCacccctgaatttttttttggagtaaaAGGCAACCTCAAGATGTATGCTGTTTACTTCTACAATAAATTGCCAAGTTCAAGGGTCGAAAGCTCACACCTTATCCTTACCTTTTTCTCAATACAGACCCAATCTTgatggaaataaaatttcttgcCTACTGATTTTCATGTAATTATTTGGCGATTTTGACAAGTATTTCTTCAATTTCACTGGCCCAAgtctctttaaaaaatgtcaaaaatttgcagactaataattttttgtcaccaaTGATATACCAATCTATGTGTTGTGAAAcacaaaattagttttttcacccctaagtaataaaataaatatcagaagaaaaaaacttttgcgCGCTTAGTAGGGGTTGAATCCATGCGTTTgtaaaaatcaggttttttccAATAATCcctgttttttccatttaccTATATTAATAAGTGTCTTTACAATTTTACAGCCGCTGGAAGTAGTAAAGAGGAAGATTCAGGATTGAAAGACCAAAGATGTTGGAGTATTGCAGAATGCTATACTGTTTTTGCAAATAGTTGTAAGCAGCTCAGAGAACAGTTCGCTGTGAGTAATTTCATGAGTCTAATTGATCAGTTCCTTAACAATTCATGGCCCTTAAAATGTGcaatctttaaaataaaagtgcCAAATTTAAAACAGTTTACCAAGTTCATCCTGTTCTATCGAAGAGGAAAATATTGTTTCGCTAATTTTAATACTCAAATGCATTATCTTAAATGCCAGTAAGAAGCTGCATCTGAGTAATCGTAAGTCCATTTAGTTGTGCAAATGAAATATGGAAGCCTTCTCTTCAtcgaacaattttttaatttcatttgataacCTTGAAAGCCTGACTTGCCAAACTCTATGTTTGATCATTCTTTAACTtacgaaaatttcattttttattttgcttctGGACAGTTGTTAAAAGAAGGCGATCATCTAGTTTGGGACAAAGATGACAAGTATGCGATGGATTTTGTGGCAGCTTGTGCCAATATTCGAGCACACATCTTCGGGATTACCCAAAACAGCCGGTTCCAGATTAAATGTAAGTACTCATTGTCCATGCAACTTTTTACTCAGGGATGCAGAAAATGCCGGATTTCACACCCAGGTGGGTGTAAGAAATTGTGGagggagggaaaatttttgaggatCAGTAACATAGTAAATTTAGAAACTTGAAAGATTCTGCGCCCTATCAAATTCCAAGCAAATGAACTCAACcttgttgaatttatttgttttctgcCTAAAGGTCTCTGCTTTGCGTCTCTCCAGACCTCCCGAAAAAAAGGACAAACCACGTTGATCAAGCTTTGAAGTATTATTGCATACTCTTTTCAGTACAATTCATGCAGAACCTGAAGCATAAAATGAAGTTTCAAAACGACAACTCTggaaatttgaataaaacaatttaaaacatgctttaatttttgttgcttGCCCTTAGAATATTagtatttccttttaaaaagtaGAGTAATCATTCGAATTTGGCTCAGATGAGATATAATCTTTCACCACATTCATATTTAGTTACCTTGATATCtaagtaaaattttacctagaaTTTAATGTATTTATCACTCATTTcattataaaaattcaattttgcgatgttcctcaatatttttaaaactctgaTTTGTCATTACTTGCTCTCTTGTAATTTTTAGCAATGGCAGGTAACATCATTCCTGCTATCGCCACCACAAATGCAGTTATTGCTGGGCTAGTTGTCCTTCATGCCCTCAGAATCCTAGAAAACAAATTGGAAACTTGTGTACCAGTTTATTTGCGACTGAAGCCAAACCACAAAGGACATGTCATAGTTCCAGAAAAAGTTTTTGAATCTCCAAACCCCAAGTGTTATGTGTGCTCTGCTAAGAGAGaggtgggtttttttttcttttttgtttttaaattctgtgaTAAAAGCAATGAAAATAATACCAGTCAACAAATTAATTTGAACTCCTGAAAACGGTAGTCACCTTAAACCAGCCTTTTCTTCACtgaaaacaaggaaattttggcGTTGCTTGAGAGGGCACTATTGTTTCAAGAGTCAgactttctttcaataaaactatTTACTCTGCACTAATAACAAAGAATAGTTACTTTAATATGGTCTTGACATCAAAACTTTTCCATGTtgaaattgtgtatttttaagaattaaaaactgtttaaaaatttaacttcctCGAAGGATTTTTCTGTGAAGAAAGATCAGCATACCATCCTTATTTAATTAAGTCagtcttctttttttatccgtCTTATTTGTTTGAATCTGAAAACgaattttttgccatttcaggTTATCGTTAAAATAGATATCGAAAGAATGACTGTCAAACAGTTTGAAGAAATAGTCCTGAAAAAAGCATTGAACATGCATGCACCTGATGTCACTCTTGATGGCCAAGGGGTTGTGCTCATCTCAAGTGAAGAAGGTGAAACAACATCAAACAATGCAAAAACACTCAAGGTACTGAAGTCTTACAACTGTAATTTTTGCATGGAATCAACATGAGCTCAAAATGTGCAAGTTTGAATCATTTTTTAGATCATGGCTCATTGTTAGTATTAttcaagaaataaaatcaaagaaaattctcgTTAACTGAATGCTCtctctacttttaaaaaattaaagaattgaaaattcatTTCACTGAGAGCAAATATGTCAGTCATAACCATCTCATCCTGAGAAATCATATTAAAGCCAAAACGTAACCCTGTAAAGTTTCGCACACGACCCTACATCCCCTCAAACTGGCATTGCTTTTCCATCCATTCTACTTGCATACTCTTGCATGCTTACGTAAATTAGATTTTATTTTACTGACGCCTCCTTTCTGAACACAGGAACTTGGTTTGCAAGACGGAAGTGTCATAGTTGCAGATGACTTTTTACAAGACTATGAGCTGAGGATCAGTATCGTTCACAAAGCCTATGTCAAAGATCAGCCCGAGTATGAAGTCATTGCTGCCGCTGAAGATCTGGTTCCTAAACCTAttcaagaggaagaaaagaagaatggTAACTGCTCTTATTCTAATGTAGTATTTCATGGTAGCCACCCATCAAACACAGTTTTAGtcgtttaaaaaaacttggaaagtttttttttcagcttttgattttaaaaaaaatgaaaaatgcaggCACACTCATTTTTTATGCACACTCcaaaaatggattaaaaaataaatggtaGTGCAAAAGCTCCATTTCAAGCGATAAATGGATCGCACTTAactaaaaggaaccagcgctGATCATTctattgattaatttttatttttttggaatttgctTGAGAAGTATATGAATAGGTTTCATTTGTCTCCAGAATTGTTTGGGAGGAGAGTTCATTCAAAGAATTTGTAAAATACGTAGATGTTAGATATGCTTAAGCTTTATCCTACTTTATCTAGATGATTCTCTCATTAGCTCTAGATTTTGAAGACGTTTTTCTTATTTCCCAAATGTCCCACTCTGCTGCAAACCTTGATTTTAACAAGAGAGGCTTAGTATTTTGTGGTACCTTTTTAACAAAGTGTTAATTTAACCAAATATCTGACAGTGCCCTCAGATAAAAACTCAATTTCCCGTCTTGAAAATCATTGATtgttaaattgaattgaattggtGTTACAGGTTCTAAAAATGAAGATGATAATGTGATGCAAGTTGATTTGGAGAATGAAACCAATGACGTACGGAAGAGGAAATCTGACAGTGATGAAATCCCTACGAAGAAAGCCAAAGTGGATAATCAGGATAACGGTTATGCTGATGACATCATCGTGCTGTGAAATCCATCAGCCAGTATTACATGTTTTCTCAGTGCGGAAATTAGCTCTGTATTCATTTATTGTAAGTTTAATTTAAATGTtccaaaaatctgaattttgtatgtaatttcatgaaaatcgtAAACGTACTTTTTAATGAGCGAGGGATAGGGCTCGCCGTTTGAACTGTGAACTGTATTTTATGCCACcctgttatatttttttactgccTTGCTACATTCAAAGTTGTCCTGAATGTGTTTGAAAATGAAGCGAGCAGCAGGTAAGTGATACATTTAAGCTCATGTTTTGAGAGTAAATGAAgaaagatattttcaaaacgtAAAAATTCCTGCAGAAAATGCTTTCTCTTTTGtaaatgtgcatttttttttaatagaaccTGTGTTTCAACTTCACAgcattcttaaattttctccaCGTTTCTCCAAAACTAtagaagaacaaaaataaaaagaaacgtATCACTGTAACCAACGTACGTCCAAAAGACTGAATGAAGGAAAGCATGTGTAAGCAAAATCTGGCAGGATCAAACCTAGTCCTTGCCTTAGCTATCAACGTAAGATACGCAAAATTTAAATAGTTACAGTGATTCAGCTCTATgtccattctttttttttcttttttttttatatcccACCATGAGTCtgtctaatttttctgttcttAGAGAGGAACTTAAAATCCTTTCAGATTTGATGTATGACGTTCTCAGTCACATATATGTTGTTtggttaaaagtaaaaaataagaatttttcttATTTGGGTGCAAATTGTAAATTAAAATACAGTACTTAGACTTTTTCCAAAtggtgataaaattttaaaattcaaaacaattttgaatATGCAAGACTGCACGTGagtattgcaaattttaaaatgttataATCGTAGTACGAATCCTCTGCAACAGAATCTTATAGCTTTCCATCCATGGCCTTAATATAGCTCTAGCTGTTGACTGTATTCGTAAACTTACATCTACAGCTCTTCAATGCTTTAACATATTTACTTAAAAGTTCCTGTTCTATCTCAGCCGTTGTTTAAATTGATAGGAATCATATGGATAAAAGAAGAAATATGACTTTTCGGTCCCCTAATTGTGTATGAACATCATGAAGAAGTACATTTACAGTGCGAAAAAATGTAAGGCCAAGGATCCAAGTTTCCAACAGATCCAACAGACTCATAAATAGCTGAAGGCGCCTAATTTCAGAATCTTCATGAAATATCTTCAGCTTCTCTTATAATTTAAGCTCTGCTTTGTCTCTTTCTTACCACTTGATACGTATTGTATGTAAGTAAAGCGTTTGGACTTAAACAAAGAAAGAGCCTCTTCTTATACACCTTGAATCTCAAGCTCAGAGGTGAAGTGATCatagttaatttattttatttagctGTAACTGATGgtgaaaaaacgaattttttttctttaaaaaaaaaatcttaatttttgagggatatGAGTAAGGTTTCTAAGGTCTCCACCCCTGCAAATTCTAATTTCTGATCAGTTAGGTACCTCAAAGTACACAAATTTAAGAATATATTGTCTCAACCGTCCAGAGATGAGCTTTGGTATCccgtcaaaaatttgaatttattttctttcttatcaGCATTCACCTACTTtttctttgtcattttatttttacctgtgaaattttttgaatgtcAAAATTGTTTTATCAGTTGCACCacctagttttaatttttttccaacagcCACTAACTAGGCTTAATTTTCCTTCTTGTTATCGATTTCTCACCTTTTGAAGTAAGACCAAAATGTGAACTGCTCCTAATTAAATACATAAGTTTTCATCTGCCAAACTATCttcttttgttaaattttaccCATCTATCTTTACAATATATTTCATGTTCACTAGATCTAAACTGCTAGGGAAGTAAGTAAGCAATTAAGAATATTGTAAGCACCCCAACAAGCTGAaggttttttcagtgtttgtgAAATTATTCaggctttcttcttttttcattcaaaagccAGTCAAATCTTCTGTCTACTTGTCCTTGTTCAGCTTTCCTACAAGCCTTTAATAtggaaattggaatttgagatttGAAAAAGCCTGGTATCCCATGAATTCGAATCtagtcattttttcttttaaatcaataATCAAAAAATCTTGACccttatatatgtataaatAATTTTTGACCCTCGACAAGATAGATCAGAATATTTAAAACAGAATTGAATTAGAACGTAAAATCAGCAGTTAAACTTTATGTACTTTCGACATTGGAACTTATGGAGGGATAAGACTTATTAACACCTTTCCTTGTTCAAACTTTGAGTGCTTTGGCTTATTCCACAGATGGTCATAAGTTTTGGTATCATTCTCTAGAATTTTGCCATAAAAACTTCTAAAAATAGGTCGAAATAcctaaatcaataaaaatacatattgGGTAATCTGGATGCATAGTCCTTCAGGGGACTacagtaaatattttattattcacATTGAACATGTAATAtaacaattaataaatttttgCATACATAATAATATGGTTTCTAACAATAAGAGAGTCAGTTGCACTGTACACAAAAATGATGCAATTTCAACGAATTTGGTCAAAAGTTGTACTGAAATATTGTTTCAATTTCATGTTTTACGAGgagaagaaacatttttttggttaattgAAACTATTGAAAGGTTTAATCAGAGATTTATTTAAGAGAAAGGCGACACCCCTCAAGTTTGATGGACAGAATGCCCTCTAATTTGTCTTCCTTAGGATAGTGATTAAGTCCAAGTAAGATTTTTGGGACAGGATCAAAGGCAAGCAAACAGAGGTACTGCCCAATGCCGATTCCAATATCGACTGACTAGCACTGTCTCTAAGTCTGTGATTAACAGTTCTATTGAATCTAAAAACGCCTTAATGATCCAAGTTGAAGATAATTAATCTTATTATATCCTAACACGGTATAATCCTTCTttactacattttttttatcaagatttATTAGAGGTGCATTCGCAATGGGCACATTAAGAGTACGCTGAATAAGTTAACACGTTTTAGAGTGCAATTGAAGATCCTTTATTTTGATTCTAATACTTAGTATCTAGTATCAATGCTAAACTGAGGGCAGCTgatcttctgttgcactctAGAAGAGCATGAACTTATTTTGCGTTGACTTAACCTATTAATAATAACAATTCGATAGTCAACCAAGCAACttaacatttttctgaattttcaaacatttcttcACTAATGCCTCTAGTTCGAATTTTCCTAAAGAAGAGAATGCCTGGTATGAAATGTTGTTTGTTACTTCTTTCAGAGAATATTTAGACAGCATATGCTACGACAAATGAGCGAGTCAAATGACAATTACCTAGAtctaacaaaaaatttcaggatttgcTATCGCTCTTGTAAAATCAGCTACGTATAATTTACTACTAAATCATGAATATCACTCTTGCGCCAGGTACAAATAATCCACAGAAACATAATTATACATTATAATCCGGAAGAGTCCTGAGCACCGAGATGACATAGCTGTAGAGAGCAATTAAGtacattttctttcattttagcAAATCAACTAGATATGAACATTAAAATCAAAAATGAAGACGAATTGAGATTCTTTTATAATctataattacaaaaaaataagggggaaaaattggaccATCCACCATATGTACATACAGCACTTTGAGAGTTAAAATAACCCTGCATGCTCTATTGCTCTGTCACGGATAGGATCCAATCTGATAACAGCGCAAGAGGCTATGCTCAGCTGGTATGCAATTCTAACACTCATAACTAGAGGTAGATTTTAGGGTAGGTAACTAAAACCTTTGATGGAAgagatcaaaattttgcaagtattgGTGTGCCACTGGAAAAAGAGGAGGGATGGTatgagagacaaaaaaaaaattattttcttttagtaCAAAGAATAGTGAAGAAAACAGACTGTGGAAAAATCGGAGCAATATCCTGGAATAACATGAAATACTTCGAAAATACATTCCTCAAACAGCCAAAACGACTGTCATAAGTGATAAGTTCAGTTTGATGAAAAATCTTAGCAATTTTGTGAGAAATAAGTAATCTCTCACTGGGGGACGTAATGTCTCACATTTTTTCTAAACTAATTATATAATAAGGAACATTAATTATTTACTTAAAATGCAATGGAAGAATGTTTTTTTCTGCTTGAAAGAATTCATTAAAACTCTTTTGAATGAATGGCAAACACATTTGTGAGAGGGAACTCACAGAGACAGCATGTTTGCAAACTACGCACAATTAAAATTGACGAAGAACTGAATTTAAATTTGATAATTATTCCACATTTAAATACTTGATAAACTAAGaggtttttaaagtattttgacatatacttaaattttcaaaaatttgctccTGAGACAAAAATTTTCTCATCTAAAAAACTCATCTAAGCAGGCTTGATCTTCATTGTACCTACGAACTTGGTATGTTCTTCTTTTCTCAGTAGGTACACACATAAGTAAAAGCAACATGGAAAATAATACAcggtaaagaaagaaaaaaaaaatagaaaacacaaAAGCTGCCTGACAACTTTGAGATTCTCATTGTTGTTATTTTACTCAGCTTCGCTCAATTTTGCatgacaaaaagaaaagaaaaatactcacagaTGTGATAAATAACTTCTCACTTTCATTGGAGAGACACAGTTTTCAGAGGGTTAAAATCTAAGAATCGTGGctgtaaattattaaaatatctCTTGGCACCTTATCATCCTAAAGTCTTTATGCAAGCTTTTGTCTTTCTAAAAGCAAAGAATTGTTAAGTGCATGACGTTGAGTCCGGGTGCATATGGTATTAAATTTCCTCTACTATTAAATAATAGGTTAGTTAAAGTAGAGACACAATAAAGCATCAAAGGAATGATCATCAAAATGACTTGATAtcactttatttctttttgcgcAAAGCTTCTCGTTCAGAAATGTCGATGGTCGCCAAATTCTTACAAGCTACAAATCCATGAACTAGGGAAATGAAGGTTTTGAGCAGAGCGATGGGGGCACTAACGTAGCATATCAACTTGAATAAGCTGAGTCCGGCAACTGGAAATAGAtcagaaaagaagagaatattAGCCAACAACTAAAAGATTATCAAACTTGACGGCGAGGACTCTGAAATTGTTATAGGAAGAATGGCCCTATTTATATGTGGAATGTTAATTAGGTTAATGGTTGATACACAGTAACTGCAAcagaaatcactgaaattaagTCCAAtccaagatattaacatttttatccgGTAGGAGTTACGAAAAGAGTGAATGTCCCATTCACGAGAAGTAGAGTATACTTGAATCCAAACGCACAACTCAACTGTTTTGACAGGCTTCTCAAAAAGCATATTCTTTCCCCACTCTGTATTGTTCAAAGTCTGAACAATGTGTAATAGCTGAGCCTAAGTGCTAAGATTGAGATTGTCATGTGTTCATGCTACAAATACTGTTATAATAAGGTTTAGTATGCAATTTAACTCAAgtcaattatgtttttttttatgggcaggaagtttgaatttaaacATCGAAAAATGTTGATATCTCGGTCAGGAGTTActtaaagtaatttttgttgtataaaTCGTGTGCTtagtatgtgaaattttgaagagacaaAATGTATCACactgcttaaatttgcacctagTCTAATAGTCCATTGACTTAGTTTGGGTTGGCAACTCGTCAAATATGCATATCTTGGAACCAGCTTTAAAGCCTGTTTTCAAATACAGGCACATGAAATTCTTCATTTTGAAACAAACCTCAAAAGCTCCTTGTAATGCGTTATTGCTCAGATAGAGAAGATTATTATTCTGAGAATTATTATCAGGATGAAATGCACACTTACCAATGGGGCCTGTGGTGAAATAGAGACAGTATAATGAAAGATAGAAGGCTTCATTGCCTGCGCACATGAAGAAGAGGACGGGTTTATTTGTGTAGTAGATATTCAtcaaatagttttcagacaTATCGATCAGCTTGTGACTTGTTTTGCCTTGAAGAATTGACCTACAATCCAGAGCATTTCATTATAAATCAAAAAAGCAAATGGAGCACAAAATCCAATTCTAGGTATCAaggtgattttattttattagccCATTTCCAAATACTGGCATGCCTGGAAAGAAGCGTGAGAACCATAGtactaaactgaaaaaagagaaatttaaaTCTGAAGAAGCTCTTCTCTTTGGTTTTCCGATGCTAATTTGGTCACAGCTTCCTCTctataaaaaattaatgtagaAGTTTGGCTAGTTCATTTTTTGCTTCAATCGTAAAAACCAGTGAAAAATCGAGTgaagataaaaaaaggaaaaatttctcaTCATAGAGTGTTATTGCTCAGCACAATAAAATAACTATAACTTAATGTCCACAGGAACCAATCGCTTGATGTTTGTAGAGGctgagttaaaaatattttacagagCCTTTGAGGATTAAGAAgtggaaaaaaaaggagaaaaaacttcaGAGGAAATGTAAGTTTGGAAATCCAATATTCATCATTGACTGTAGGGCAGGGGTACAAACCATCCTTTCTCCCTCCaccattcaaaaatttaaaattttattatgagttcagaaaaaagggaaaactgaGTCTCAAAGTTATATTTTTCCAGTAGATGGTTACATGGTGGGCTTCAGCAATTACTATAGCTAAAGCATGTGTTGAGTGAATCAGAATGTTGAGATTTATAAAGTTTTATCCGTCCACATGCGATACTTGGTAGAAAGTGCAAGAAAACAAAGACATTTTTAGTGCATTACACCATGGCTTTGATTAGTTCTTACAGTGTGCAGACAAATACTTACGTGTGCAGGAAAATCCAGTGGCAGGAGATGTCAATCGCTAAACTCAGTTGAAACCAA contains:
- the LOC109035562 gene encoding SUMO-activating enzyme subunit 2, producing MAAEIPGVFESSLQDFVKKSKVLVVGAGGIGCEILKNLVLTGFSDIEIIDLDTIDVSNLNRQFLFQKQHVGKSKAVVARESALKFNPSVSIKAYHASIISPDFGVSFFKQFQVVLNALDNRAARNHVNRMCLAADIPLLESGTAGYEGQVELIKKGMTKCYECDLKTASKTYPGCTIRNTPSEPIHCIVWAKHLFNQLFGEDDPDEDVSPDTADPEASGKAGDTALNTEANDTGNVIRVSTRTWAQSCNYDPQKLFDKLFHDDIKYLLSMSNLWKTRRPPTPLVSTELPDAAAGSSKEEDSGLKDQRCWSIAECYTVFANSCKQLREQFALLKEGDHLVWDKDDKYAMDFVAACANIRAHIFGITQNSRFQIKSMAGNIIPAIATTNAVIAGLVVLHALRILENKLETCVPVYLRLKPNHKGHVIVPEKVFESPNPKCYVCSAKREVIVKIDIERMTVKQFEEIVLKKALNMHAPDVTLDGQGVVLISSEEGETTSNNAKTLKELGLQDGSVIVADDFLQDYELRISIVHKAYVKDQPEYEVIAAAEDLVPKPIQEEEKKNGSKNEDDNVMQVDLENETNDVRKRKSDSDEIPTKKAKVDNQDNGYADDIIVL
- the Pis gene encoding CDP-diacylglycerol--inositol 3-phosphatidyltransferase isoform X2; protein product: MPISLPITVWCYAISGLLDAVDGHAARYFNQSTKFGAMLDQLTDRIGTSCLILTLSYFYPKYMFWFQLSLAIDISCHWIFLHTSILQGKTSHKLIDMSENYLMNIYYTNKPVLFFMCAGNEAFYLSLYCLYFTTGPIVAGLSLFKLICYVSAPIALLKTFISLVHGFVACKNLATIDISEREALRKKK
- the Pis gene encoding CDP-diacylglycerol--inositol 3-phosphatidyltransferase isoform X1; the protein is MSETENVFLFVPNLIGYARVILAIISFYFMPISLPITVWCYAISGLLDAVDGHAARYFNQSTKFGAMLDQLTDRIGTSCLILTLSYFYPKYMFWFQLSLAIDISCHWIFLHTSILQGKTSHKLIDMSENYLMNIYYTNKPVLFFMCAGNEAFYLSLYCLYFTTGPIVAGLSLFKLICYVSAPIALLKTFISLVHGFVACKNLATIDISEREALRKKK